In Conger conger chromosome 5, fConCon1.1, whole genome shotgun sequence, the DNA window gttTGTTAATTATAAGCGGACTGTCGAGACAACTTCTGTCCCAGACACGTACTTGCAAAGCAGTGAAGTACATTGCAACATTATCTATTCATCCAGTGCTAATTGCTGCGACTCAAACAGTATATGATAGAGTGATGTATAAAGATATGAACCTGTTCTGTGACATTGTTTAGCTATTGTGAATTGAATAATTCCCTCTGGTCGCTTCCCAGAAGCTGCGTTGCGTTTTGCAGATTTTCGtagagatttctttttttatcctcAGCCCCATGaacaagccaaaaaaaaacctgtaaatGCAGTTTTGTGTTAGTGTGACCGTAATATAAATACTTTATTATTGGAGGTTGTATGTGCATATTGGCCTTCCACGGATCGGCTGCATTTCCGTCGGGTTTGTGATGGTTAGAGAGGGACGGCCCAGCTGGAGGAGGTGCCTCGGGCTGTCGACGTCAAAAGCATCTGATTTGGTGACAGCGAAATGGGCGTGCATGTCTGCTACACAAAAGTAAAGTCCTAGGCAGTCGtcacagaagggaagaaaacgATACACGTTGGTTACCGGAGTACCCACATATTATTCGGAGGACCGCAACCCTAGCCTAATTTTGAAGTTATTATTAAAGCCCGCTTCGCAGGCTCACGATTCCACTCGCTacaaattaatcaaattaattaatcataTACCGATGTTCCGCAAAGACATACATTTTTGAGAACCACGCGTGCTAGAATGTATATTGTTGTCTGGAATACATTTGAACTTTTAAACGGGATGAcatgagaaagaaaaaatatatatccgtTTGGTGGCTGGGATAATTCTGATGGACGCATAACATTGGTGCTGCCTTTTAAATTGTCCCGGGGTTGGTAAATGGTTTCGTAGGATGCTGCTGGGACTCGCCTTTCAGTGTGCACGCGACATTATATAACTGGAATCGCAGTCGCAAACCTGCTTTTTACCTGGAGCTGATACTGAATTTATCGTCACCTATAACGTTTATCTTCCAAATCTGCTTCCTTTGTTCTATTTGCTCATGCCCATAGCTGCAGATTGCCTGTATGGGCGGATCATGAGGTGTTTGACTTTTTTCCTTCTGCTTCCAGAAAACTTGAAAAAGGCTAAAAAGAGTGGGAGACACTCCGGCAACCTGCCAGTATGTTATGAGATCGTGACTTTATCCTTGGAGAAGAAAATGGCCGCAGAACTATACCCTGTCAGTACACAGACTAATATCCCGAACAGCAACGGTATTGTAGTGACGGCTGCCAGCAAGAAGAGCATCGTCCAAGTCACTCAGACAATAACCACTGTTACTGCCGCCACCACCCAACAGAATATCAAAAACAACAACGTCGAGACTACTAGCTGGCAGACTTCTCATCCAACACTGCGAGAGAGGTAGAAATTTGTCTTGGCTTGTAATTTTCCCATGTCTTGATgttaatttgaataatttagaGAATGTTGCCTCAACCTGAATAAATATCATGACAATAATGGTTTTCATTTGTCTTATTTCCAGGAATGCTTTAATGTTTAACAACGAACTCATGGCCGATGTTCATTTTATCGTGGGTCCTCCAGGTGAATCACAAAAAGTACCTGCCCACAAGGTGAGCTAAactgctgttttctttttaatccaCTCTGTGCTTGTGAAAAAACACCTGCCACCATTGAGCTGATTTAATTCCATCTCTTTTTTTCAGTATGTTTTGGCGGTGGGCAGTTCTGTTTTTGGTGCAATGTTTTATGGAGACCTGGCAGAGGGAGAGTCAGAAATTCACATCCCTGATGTGGAGCCTGCTGCTTTTTTAATTCTGCTGAAGTAAGTCCCCTGTCCACATTGGTAACTGTTGCATTGGCAAACAGTAATTAGCTATTACAGAATTAATGTTACCACATCAAAAAGCCTTGTCATACATCTTTCTACAAGGCTTTTTGACTGGAACTGGAATCGGAGGCCTACAAAGACAACTTATTGGTTTTAATAGTCAAGATTGTttactgccaaaaaaaaacagttgagtAGTCATGGGTAGAATCGCCaattcttgttttttgttttaaaatgtgaaaatgcatgcccccctctccccccagatACATGTACAGCGATGAGATAGAACTGGAAGCAGACACGGTGTTGGCGACTTTGTACGCCGCCAAGAAGTACATCGTACCGGCCCTAGCGAAGGCCTGCGTCACCTTCCTGGAGACAAGCCTGGAGGCGAAGAACGCCTGCGTGCTGCTGTCCCAGAGCCGGCTGTTCGAGGAGCCTGAGCTCACCCAGCGCTGCTGGGAAGTCATCGACGCCCAGGCGGAGCTGGCCCTGCTGTCCGAGGGTTTCTGCGAGATCGACCGGCCCACGCTCGAGATCATCCTGACACGAGAGACCCTCAACATCAAGGAGGCGGTGGTGTTCGAGGCCGTGCTGAGCTGGGCGGTGGCCGAGTGCAAGAGGAGGGGCCTGGCGCCCACCTCCCGCAACAAGAGGAGCGTGCTGGGCAAGGCGCTCTACCTGGTCCGTGTCCCCTCCATGACGCTGCAGGAGTTTGCCGACGGGGCAGCCCAGTCGGACATCCTGACTCTGGAGGAGACGCACAAGATCTTCCTGTGGTACACGGCGGCCAACAAGCCGGACCTGGGCTTCCCACTCATCCGGCGCAAGGGCCTGCTGCCACAGAGGTGCCACCGCTTCCAGTCCTCGGCCTACCGCAGCAACCAGTGGCGTTACCGGGGCCGCTGCGACAGCATCCAGTTCGCAGTGGACCGGCGCATTTTCATCGCGGGGTTGGGCCTGTACGGGTCGAGCGGGGGGAAGGCGGAATACAGCGTCTGCATCGAGCTCAAGCGGCAGGGAGCCGTCCTGGCACAGAACCTGACCACGTTCGTCTCGGACGGGTCCAGCAGCACCTTCTCGGTGTGGTTCGAGCACCCGGTCCAGGTGGAGCAGGACACCTTCTACACCGTCAGTGCCGTCCTGGACGGGAACGAGCTCAGCTACTTTGGGCAGGAGGGTATGACGGAGGTGCAGTGCGGGAAGGTGACCTTTCAGTTCCAGTGCTCCTCGGACAGTACCAACGGGACCGGGGTGCAGGGGGGACAGATCCCGGAACTGGTCTTCTATGCGTGAGACTGCATGTCCCACGGTTCTAGCACACCCGTCCCTCCTGTCAATGGAACCTTGGAAAAAAACCTGAACAATACGCTGTCTTCTTGGCAGTGTGGAGGCTGCGTAAAACGCTCTAAATGCCTGCTATATGTTTGACAGAGTTGACACAAAGGAATGCATTACagttgtatttatttgacaatAAACAAATCTGAGTTAATTATTGAGGCAACAGCATGCCACTccgtgtaaaaatgaaaaagctgTACTGCACTTCCTGTGGGCAACGCCCATTATTGCTTTGTGATTTGTACATAACTGATGACGGTTTGTTTTTCGGCCCGAGGCTGGCAGTGTTCTGTGTTTGGGGGGCAGCTTGCCAACCTGCAAACCATAAAAGGTTTCTATGTGACCCATGTGTTTATCGCGTGTTATTCTCAGATACTTGGCTGTAGGAAACTGGGTACGTGGGGTGAGTGGAACCATTTCCCGTACTTCGATACTGCGGCTTGTGCTCAGAGGGACGGATCTTGTGAGTCAGCTCGAACCCCGTAGCAGTGGGAGCGACCAAATCAATTACAGATCACTGACAGGGCATTTGAATACAGGGAAGTCCTGACCAATTATGCatcaaaataacacaataaagctGGTTAGAGAACGGAAATGCTACTTAAAAGCTGCCTAAGTTGAACATAAATGTTGTGGAGGACAATCTTATCTGAATTATGACTTTTACGGGTTGTTTGAACAGTATAGCTGACTGGTATTTGCTTGGCCTTATTTTAATTTGCACAATAATGAACCTTTCTTTGAAGCATAGCAAGCAATTATTAGGCGTATCTTGAGTCTTGTAGTTAGTTATACATATAAGGCATTTGAAACAAGTTATAGAGGTACATTAGCGAGGTACTGTTCAGTACAGCTTGATAGGGTTTACCTTTCTCTGACAGCTAATTCAGCTAATTCTCACCTTCTCTCCCAACAGCTCAATGGCCAACTTGTACTTTTCTAGCAGGTCTCTGGGTTATTTGTCAAAGCAGCCCAGAGACATGTCCTGTTATGCTAGCTGCCCTAATTTGTTATGCCTTGTCTGGAAGAGAGTGTGGTTCTGGAATATTTTCAACTGGGGTCAGATGCAGGGGATGTTGGATTTTGTTGTCACTTGGCACTTACTTGATCTTTGGGCTAAACAATGGTTTTCTTTTGTTGGAATTGACTACTGATTTTAAGTCAAAAGCAAAACCTAGTTTAACTTACCCGGGGCTTCTTTGTGTAACCTGGTTTCACTAAACCAAATTACCACTATCTTGCTTAACCTCTCGCATTTTTCATAGTGTAACCACGGAGAAAGCCATCTGATTAATTTGGTTGCCGTTCAGTGGAAACACCCCAAGCTCTACGGTAGTGTCCTGGAGAGAGTTGATTTGTCAAAGGGCTTCATATGTTTCAAACCGatagccattacattacattacattacattattggcatttgggagacgctcttatccagagcgacatacagttgattagactaagcaggagacaatcctcccctggagcaatgcagggttaaggaccttgctcaagggcccaatggctgtgtggatcttattgtggctacacggggattagaaccaccgaccttgcgtgccccagtcatttaacttaaccattacgctacaggccgcccttgcaTAGCCTGAGCATAACCTGCCCGGGACCAGGTTACCCAGATTTAGAGTAACTTCGTAGTATGGGAAACCCAGGGTTAGAGCTTAAATTACCTCTCTAACCCCATAATCTAGCTTCGTAGTATACCCCTGTGAGTCGGGACCCCTGTTTAGGCAGAATGTGCGGAGGTAGCAGGTGGGAGGAGATTACCTATGGCAGGGGCATTGATGCACAGCTCTCTGGCCAGAAGGAGGAAGGTTCTGCCCAGGATGTAGACATTCACCTgcggagggaaggagggagtgtgtgttagggggTGGAACCCAGGGCTGTTTTGGCCACTGGGATTTGGGTCcatgtcaaaaaacaaaaagggcaCGTGGGATGGGCCCTAGTGTTTTGAGctccaaaataaattaaggttGTCTATTTCAGGATGAAGGTAGCACTTTCAAAGTCCCACTCACAAACTCAACTGCTGAGGGTGCTGTGCCCTTTCACTGACCCAGTGTCACCTCTGGTTAAGAGACTGGCCCGGTCACAGGGGTGTCATGCCCTGGCCAACCCACTGTGAGGGAGGAAATTGGGGTCATGACCCTTCGGTGCAGAAGCATTCTATTTGGCCAGTACTGGCAGAGGTAGGCAATACTGCAGCGATCCTCACATACCAGTAATGCACAGTGCCTAGCCCAACTGCTGTCCACCTTACACTGGCAACCCTGTACTGAACTGCAGTAACAGCAAGGCCCACCGCTAACCGGTAGCAAGCTACCCTCTTAATAATCACCCAACAAGAAACCAGGGCTCTAAATTTTTGCCAAGAAGCACATGTGctcataaattacattttagggGCACGCTAATGCATTCCAATTAGTACatgtgctcctaaattatttttccagttagcacacatcaGTTTTCATGAGCAAACGCTCCTAAATTGGAAGCACTGCAGAGCCCTGGAAAGCCTGCTGTGTGTATTGACTTTTGGCTACCCTGTCCTTGAGCATACCGTTATCACAATTTGGATTGTGATTGTGTGCCCACGTCTGCAGCGTGGTCTGTAAGAGAGCCTCGCAGCAGAACTAGGCCGGGTGCAGCCCCGTTTCCAGAGGGTTCATGGGAAATTTATGACCTTGGTAAAGTGTGGGTCCGAGAACCGTGTGTATGGGGGGGAGAGGGCATGCTCCAAGGACAGCTGGGGGTGCAAAATAAGATCCAAGCTCCACACCAGCTGTCTGACTGAGGTATTCCTTTGCTAAGTTATGCAGGATGAAACTGCAGACAACCGTAGAATTAATTTTGTGCCCTCATTGCTGTTCATCGCTTGCTGTAAAAGGCAAATTGGACTTTGTGGAACCAATGTATCATATTACAGGTGTAgtgtccatttttatttatttattgcatctGATCTGAAACCAGGGACATAATATCACATTCAAATGGTGGGATATATATTGATATGAAAAGAATGCTGGAAAACAGTTCAAAGGCCTGGAGTCACTGTAACTGATCAGCTTACAGTGGAACTAAGCAAGTATTTTCTTAATGGACAAACTACGTAAGTTTAATTTCACACTGGTTGTGAACAACATTTAatgacaacattccacaataGACCACACCTTTggtattaattaaataattatcaaaAGAGAAGACAAGAAAAAAACTGCATACAAAATAACTGCATACCAGTGGTGAGGCTGCATGAACCAAAtagtgattttattttctttactggcatttagcagacactcttatctatAGCGatttgcaatgcaaattcaaatgCAGAGATCAAGTGCAGCAATTACCCTGAGGGAAAATATATTCCCAAGAGGCGGCAAGTGCACTCGTGTGACAATTTGTCAAGTGCCAACGACTCTACTGAACCTTAAAgttacacaaacaagcacaaaacTACTGTAATGAGCATTAAGCTCCATAAACCAAACAACAGCAAAGCATCAAAGGCCCTAAAATGGAGTTGCGCCTAATCGGATGTTTGGGCTAGGTAAAAAATCaagagggtgggggtgatggCTCAGAATTTCCCAATGCAGTATCTTAATTTAGGGAAATTTGAGACACTGTTAGCAAGCATAAAGCTAAAGACATCTTACCTGCAAGAGATCGCTCAGGTCCAGGAGCATATCTAATAGCTGGTTAAGGGGTAAACAGAAGATGAACTTGTGAGGCACAGACTATAGGCTCAATGGTATGCATCTGTTCCCATTTTAACCAAACTTGATATCCGCGTTCTGTGCATACGCCATTGACTATATGAGATTTAAGGTTGTGAGAACATGCAGGT includes these proteins:
- the LOC133127934 gene encoding BTB/POZ domain-containing protein 6-B-like isoform X1 codes for the protein MPIAADCLYGRIMRCLTFFLLLPENLKKAKKSGRHSGNLPVCYEIVTLSLEKKMAAELYPVSTQTNIPNSNGIVVTAASKKSIVQVTQTITTVTAATTQQNIKNNNVETTSWQTSHPTLRERNALMFNNELMADVHFIVGPPGESQKVPAHKYVLAVGSSVFGAMFYGDLAEGESEIHIPDVEPAAFLILLKYMYSDEIELEADTVLATLYAAKKYIVPALAKACVTFLETSLEAKNACVLLSQSRLFEEPELTQRCWEVIDAQAELALLSEGFCEIDRPTLEIILTRETLNIKEAVVFEAVLSWAVAECKRRGLAPTSRNKRSVLGKALYLVRVPSMTLQEFADGAAQSDILTLEETHKIFLWYTAANKPDLGFPLIRRKGLLPQRCHRFQSSAYRSNQWRYRGRCDSIQFAVDRRIFIAGLGLYGSSGGKAEYSVCIELKRQGAVLAQNLTTFVSDGSSSTFSVWFEHPVQVEQDTFYTVSAVLDGNELSYFGQEGMTEVQCGKVTFQFQCSSDSTNGTGVQGGQIPELVFYA
- the LOC133127934 gene encoding BTB/POZ domain-containing protein 6-B-like isoform X2, which gives rise to MAAELYPVSTQTNIPNSNGIVVTAASKKSIVQVTQTITTVTAATTQQNIKNNNVETTSWQTSHPTLRERNALMFNNELMADVHFIVGPPGESQKVPAHKYVLAVGSSVFGAMFYGDLAEGESEIHIPDVEPAAFLILLKYMYSDEIELEADTVLATLYAAKKYIVPALAKACVTFLETSLEAKNACVLLSQSRLFEEPELTQRCWEVIDAQAELALLSEGFCEIDRPTLEIILTRETLNIKEAVVFEAVLSWAVAECKRRGLAPTSRNKRSVLGKALYLVRVPSMTLQEFADGAAQSDILTLEETHKIFLWYTAANKPDLGFPLIRRKGLLPQRCHRFQSSAYRSNQWRYRGRCDSIQFAVDRRIFIAGLGLYGSSGGKAEYSVCIELKRQGAVLAQNLTTFVSDGSSSTFSVWFEHPVQVEQDTFYTVSAVLDGNELSYFGQEGMTEVQCGKVTFQFQCSSDSTNGTGVQGGQIPELVFYA